From the genome of Candidatus Omnitrophota bacterium, one region includes:
- the lptB gene encoding LPS export ABC transporter ATP-binding protein, protein MRLLEVKGLSKSYDAREVVKGVDLVVKRGEIVGLLGPNGAGKTTTFYMVVGIINPDKGKIIFDNYDITSLPIHVRSHYGIAYLAQEASIFRKLTVEDNIMAILETLPLSRQDRRNRLNRLLDELNIAHLRKSKAFTLSGGERRRLEITRALVTNPSFILLDEPFSGIDPIVVNEAQGIIRELRDMGLGILLTDHNVRETLSITDRAYLIAEGKILISGSASELINNPQARQIYLGEKFRM, encoded by the coding sequence GTGCGCCTTCTTGAGGTAAAAGGTTTAAGCAAGTCCTATGACGCAAGAGAAGTAGTCAAGGGCGTAGACTTGGTAGTCAAGCGCGGAGAGATAGTCGGGCTTTTGGGCCCCAATGGCGCCGGGAAGACCACTACTTTTTATATGGTGGTGGGCATTATCAATCCGGACAAGGGCAAGATCATCTTTGATAATTATGATATTACCTCTCTTCCCATACACGTGCGTTCACATTATGGCATAGCGTATCTGGCTCAAGAGGCTTCCATATTCCGCAAGCTGACCGTGGAAGATAATATTATGGCTATTTTAGAGACCCTGCCTTTGAGCAGGCAGGACAGAAGAAACAGGCTTAACAGATTATTGGATGAATTAAATATCGCCCATTTGCGCAAAAGCAAGGCTTTTACATTATCCGGAGGCGAGAGAAGAAGGCTTGAGATCACAAGGGCGCTTGTCACTAACCCATCGTTTATTCTTTTGGATGAGCCTTTTTCCGGCATAGACCCGATAGTGGTCAATGAGGCGCAGGGCATTATAAGAGAGTTAAGAGACATGGGATTAGGGATCCTTCTTACGGATCATAACGTGCGCGAGACGCTTTCTATTACCGACCGCGCGTATTTGATTGCCGAGGGGAAAATTCTTATTTCTGGATCAGCCAGCGAGTTGATCAACAACCCCCAAGCGCGTCAGATCTATTTAGGCGAGAAATTCAGGATGTAA
- the clpP gene encoding ATP-dependent Clp endopeptidase proteolytic subunit ClpP, whose protein sequence is MVIEQTARGYERAYDIYSRLLKDRVLFIGTPIDDTVANLIIAQMLFLQMEDSSKDINIYVNSPGGSVTAGLAIYDTMRFVKCDVATYCVGQAASMGALLLAAGTKGKRFSLPHSRVMIHQPWGGVQGAASDISIHAKEILHMREKINQILSFHTSQPLEKIEKDTDRDYFMSAEEAKNYGLVDEVIVSNKK, encoded by the coding sequence ATGGTCATAGAGCAGACTGCTCGCGGCTATGAGAGAGCCTATGATATTTACTCCCGTCTTTTAAAAGACCGTGTTCTTTTTATTGGAACGCCCATTGATGATACCGTGGCAAATTTAATTATCGCCCAGATGCTTTTCTTGCAGATGGAAGATTCTTCAAAGGATATAAATATTTACGTTAATTCTCCCGGAGGATCGGTCACCGCAGGGCTTGCCATCTATGATACTATGCGTTTTGTCAAGTGCGATGTGGCTACTTATTGCGTGGGGCAAGCTGCCAGTATGGGGGCGCTTCTTTTGGCTGCGGGCACAAAGGGTAAGCGTTTTTCTCTGCCGCATTCAAGGGTAATGATCCATCAGCCTTGGGGAGGCGTGCAAGGTGCCGCAAGCGATATTTCTATCCACGCTAAAGAAATTCTGCATATGCGCGAGAAAATAAATCAGATTTTAAGTTTCCATACTTCGCAGCCGCTTGAAAAGATAGAAAAAGATACTGACCGCGATTATTTTATGTCCGCAGAAGAAGCTAAAAACTACGGTTTAGTGGATGAGGTTATTGTAAGCAATAAGAAATAG
- a CDS encoding alanine--glyoxylate aminotransferase family protein, with protein sequence MKKNYLLTPGPTPLPPEVCEAMARPIIHHRTPQFQEILKEAGEGLKYIFQTTEDVFILTSSGTGAMESAVVNLLSAQDAVICVETGKFGERWTELCKAYGVNPEVISVEWGKAVDPKVIQDKLKANPNIKAVFTTLCETSTGVTNDIEAIGKVVKNSNAVLVVDAISGLGAIDLKTDAWGCDVVVSGSQKGLMLPPGLAFISVSKKAWEKIEAAKLPKYYFNLKQAKKAWASTDTPFTPGIPVVIALNEALKIMRQDGIENIFSRHKKMADATRNAMQGLGLELFSPTAASDVVTAVKVPQGIDGEKLVKTMRDVHGVTIAGGQAELKGKVFRIAHMGYITEFDIILCVACLEKVLAQMGYKFNLGAGLKAAQEVFLK encoded by the coding sequence ATGAAGAAGAATTATTTATTGACTCCCGGTCCGACACCTTTACCGCCAGAAGTTTGTGAAGCAATGGCGCGTCCGATCATTCATCATCGCACTCCTCAGTTCCAAGAGATTCTAAAAGAAGCTGGCGAGGGGCTAAAGTATATTTTCCAGACTACCGAAGATGTTTTCATTCTTACTTCTTCTGGGACAGGAGCCATGGAATCAGCAGTGGTTAATCTTTTGTCCGCGCAAGACGCTGTTATTTGCGTGGAAACAGGTAAATTCGGCGAGCGCTGGACAGAATTATGCAAGGCCTACGGCGTGAACCCGGAAGTTATAAGCGTGGAATGGGGTAAAGCAGTTGACCCAAAAGTTATACAGGATAAACTAAAAGCAAACCCGAATATAAAAGCGGTATTTACCACTCTTTGCGAAACATCAACCGGTGTCACAAACGATATTGAAGCCATAGGCAAGGTAGTAAAGAATTCTAACGCGGTGTTGGTGGTTGATGCCATAAGCGGGCTGGGCGCGATTGATTTAAAAACTGATGCCTGGGGCTGTGACGTAGTTGTTTCAGGTTCTCAAAAAGGCTTAATGCTTCCTCCGGGATTAGCGTTTATTTCCGTAAGCAAAAAAGCCTGGGAGAAAATAGAAGCCGCGAAACTGCCCAAGTATTATTTTAATTTGAAACAGGCTAAAAAGGCCTGGGCGTCTACCGATACACCGTTTACTCCCGGGATACCGGTTGTCATTGCTTTAAATGAGGCCTTAAAGATCATGCGTCAGGATGGGATTGAGAATATTTTCTCCCGTCATAAGAAAATGGCCGATGCCACAAGAAATGCCATGCAGGGTTTGGGTTTGGAACTTTTTTCTCCAACAGCCGCTAGCGATGTAGTCACGGCAGTGAAAGTCCCGCAAGGCATAGATGGAGAGAAATTAGTCAAGACTATGCGTGATGTTCATGGAGTTACTATTGCCGGAGGCCAGGCGGAGTTAAAAGGCAAAGTTTTTAGAATCGCGCATATGGGGTATATTACGGAATTTGATATTATACTTTGCGTAGCCTGCCTTGAAAAAGTTTTAGCGCAGATGGGCTATAAGTTTAATCTGGGCGCTGGTTTAAAAGCCGCTCAAGAGGTGTTTCTAAAATAA
- the serA gene encoding phosphoglycerate dehydrogenase, with protein MFKILVSDALSEEGLKILKEVKDFTVDVNTQLKPEELKEAIKDYDALIVRSATKVTKDVLSNAGKLKVVGRAGVGLDNVDLEAATSKGVIVMNTPEGNTISTAELSVSMILALSRNIPQANSSVKKGEWKRSKFIGAELYGKVLGVVGFGRIGSAVAKRCLSFGMKVVAFDPFLSKEVAESLGVEIADLNDCLARADFITVHTPLTEDTKHMISTAQFALMKKGVRVVNCARGGIIDENALVAALKEGKVAAAALDVFEKEPVAQDHELLKLDNVVVTPHLGANTEEAQVNVAIEVAQIVRDALLGRGIRNAANYPCLEAEVCKFLDPYINLCEKIGMFSGQIVEGRYQELNITYVGEIAQYDLKPLTMALVKGILSPIMQETVNFINAISLAKERGIKVKEGKSPAEDEFINLVKIEIKTDKETRKVCGTLSPNKKPRIVKIDEYYLELAPVGEVVMIQNNDVPGIIGNLGTLMGKHKINIAAMTFGREKPGGKAVSLLNVDSPISAALQDEIRKIENILSVKLIRL; from the coding sequence ATGTTTAAGATCTTAGTAAGCGATGCATTATCTGAAGAAGGGTTAAAAATATTAAAAGAGGTTAAAGATTTTACTGTTGATGTTAATACCCAGCTTAAGCCCGAAGAGCTTAAAGAGGCGATTAAGGATTACGACGCGCTTATTGTGCGCAGCGCCACAAAAGTAACAAAAGATGTATTATCCAATGCCGGTAAACTTAAGGTAGTCGGCCGCGCCGGAGTAGGGTTGGATAATGTGGACCTTGAAGCTGCCACTAGCAAGGGCGTGATTGTAATGAATACTCCCGAAGGAAACACTATTTCTACCGCAGAGCTTAGCGTAAGCATGATTTTAGCTTTGTCGCGTAATATCCCGCAGGCCAATTCTTCAGTAAAAAAAGGAGAATGGAAGCGTTCTAAATTTATAGGGGCGGAACTTTACGGCAAAGTCTTAGGCGTGGTCGGGTTTGGCCGCATTGGTTCGGCAGTTGCCAAGAGATGTTTGTCTTTTGGGATGAAGGTTGTGGCCTTTGATCCATTTCTTTCTAAAGAAGTTGCCGAAAGCTTAGGTGTTGAAATAGCGGATCTTAATGATTGTTTAGCGAGAGCGGATTTTATTACTGTGCATACGCCTTTGACCGAAGATACAAAGCATATGATCTCCACAGCCCAATTCGCCTTGATGAAAAAAGGCGTAAGGGTGGTTAACTGCGCAAGAGGCGGGATTATAGATGAGAACGCGCTTGTGGCTGCCTTAAAGGAAGGCAAGGTTGCCGCCGCAGCCTTAGATGTTTTTGAAAAAGAGCCGGTTGCACAAGACCATGAGCTTTTAAAGTTAGATAATGTGGTAGTTACTCCGCACTTAGGGGCCAATACCGAAGAAGCTCAAGTAAACGTTGCCATAGAGGTTGCCCAGATCGTAAGAGATGCCCTCTTGGGAAGAGGCATAAGAAACGCTGCTAATTATCCTTGCCTTGAGGCAGAGGTTTGTAAATTCCTTGATCCCTATATTAATTTATGCGAGAAGATAGGGATGTTCTCGGGCCAGATAGTAGAGGGAAGGTATCAGGAATTAAATATTACTTATGTCGGAGAGATCGCGCAGTATGACCTTAAGCCTTTAACCATGGCGTTGGTTAAGGGGATTTTGTCTCCGATCATGCAGGAGACGGTTAATTTTATAAATGCCATTAGCCTTGCCAAAGAAAGAGGTATTAAGGTTAAAGAAGGAAAGTCTCCGGCAGAAGATGAGTTTATTAATTTGGTTAAGATTGAAATCAAGACTGATAAAGAAACGCGTAAGGTTTGCGGAACGCTATCTCCGAATAAAAAACCAAGGATCGTTAAGATTGATGAGTATTATCTTGAGCTTGCGCCTGTGGGGGAAGTAGTGATGATCCAGAATAATGACGTTCCGGGGATCATCGGTAATTTAGGCACGCTTATGGGAAAACACAAAATTAATATCGCGGCGATGACTTTCGGCAGGGAAAAGCCCGGAGGAAAAGCTGTGTCGCTTTTAAATGTGGACAGCCCTATCTCGGCGGCGCTGCAAGATGAGATCAGAAAGATTGAGAATATACTTTCAGTAAAACTGATAAGACTATGA
- a CDS encoding homocitrate synthase: MEKRKIYLVDVTNRDGVQTSRICLSKLQKTMINIYLNQMGVFQSEFGFPMTRHETNYLNANLELAQAGELSPIRLGGWIRATREDVSTAFKLLPKIKHLNLSISTSDQMIVHKFKGKLDHASIINEMTEAVHLARQAGAESIGVNAEDASRTRIEYLKEFSLAAKKSGADRIRYCDTLGCDTPFSIYDRIKDLAEAVKLPIEVHCHNDLGLVVANSIAGAKAANDAGCDAYINTCVNGMGERAGNADLVSVILAVKYGHGMQDYCLDERINLKMAWKTCTYASYAFGVAIPINQPGIGANAFAHESGIHADGALKDRRNYELYDFEELGRGEPEIIETGRKITAGEYSGIKGFRNVYEKLEVEFKDDAEATKILELVRYANVHNQKPLVDSELQFIAKYPDIARKIFTMNP; the protein is encoded by the coding sequence ATGGAAAAAAGAAAAATATATCTTGTGGATGTGACAAATCGTGACGGGGTGCAGACTTCAAGGATTTGTTTATCTAAATTACAGAAGACAATGATCAATATTTATTTAAATCAGATGGGGGTTTTTCAGTCGGAATTCGGGTTCCCCATGACCCGCCATGAAACAAATTACTTAAACGCTAATTTAGAATTGGCGCAGGCAGGTGAATTGTCTCCCATCAGGCTTGGGGGCTGGATCCGGGCCACGCGCGAAGATGTCTCAACGGCTTTTAAACTTTTGCCTAAGATCAAACACCTGAATCTTTCAATTTCAACTTCTGACCAGATGATCGTGCATAAATTTAAAGGCAAGTTGGATCACGCCTCTATAATCAATGAAATGACTGAGGCTGTGCATTTGGCGCGCCAAGCCGGCGCAGAAAGCATTGGAGTTAACGCGGAAGATGCCTCGCGCACGCGCATTGAGTATCTGAAGGAATTTTCACTTGCCGCAAAGAAATCCGGCGCGGACCGCATTCGTTATTGCGATACCCTTGGATGCGATACGCCATTTTCCATCTATGATAGGATTAAGGATTTAGCTGAAGCGGTAAAGCTTCCTATAGAAGTGCATTGCCATAATGATTTGGGTTTGGTGGTAGCAAATTCCATTGCCGGAGCAAAGGCAGCCAATGATGCCGGATGTGACGCGTATATCAATACTTGCGTGAATGGCATGGGCGAGCGCGCGGGTAACGCAGATCTGGTATCGGTAATTTTGGCGGTTAAGTATGGCCATGGCATGCAGGATTATTGTTTGGATGAAAGAATAAACCTGAAGATGGCATGGAAGACCTGCACCTATGCTTCTTATGCTTTTGGCGTTGCTATACCCATAAATCAGCCCGGCATAGGAGCGAATGCCTTTGCCCATGAGTCTGGTATTCACGCCGACGGAGCTTTAAAAGACAGGCGCAATTATGAGCTGTATGATTTTGAAGAGTTAGGAAGAGGCGAACCGGAAATCATTGAAACCGGCAGGAAAATTACCGCCGGTGAATATTCCGGGATAAAAGGATTCCGCAATGTTTATGAAAAGCTTGAAGTTGAGTTTAAGGATGATGCCGAGGCGACAAAGATTTTGGAGTTAGTCCGTTACGCTAATGTGCATAATCAGAAACCTTTAGTTGACTCAGAGCTGCAGTTTATTGCCAAATATCCGGATATCGCACGTAAGATTTTTACTATGAATCCGTGA
- a CDS encoding adenylosuccinate synthase, translating into MNTVLVGAQWGDEGKGKIIDILSAKVDYIVRYQGGSNAGHTVVVDGKEYIFHLIPSGILHEDKICCIGNGVVLDLQMLVKEIEGIEKSGLNIKGRLKISHLTHVIMPYHRVLDKLRETRIKNKIGTTGRGIGPCYSDKINRCGIRMIDLLSAKSFKEKLEDNLREKNEILEKVYAHAPFNADQMYRDYLKLASRIKPYLCDLAKLLNNVVFAKKDILFEGAQGTFLDIDFGTYPFVTSSSTISGGSCIGTGVSPDKIDRVLGAAKAYCTRVGEGPFPTELTGKFGDFIRKKGCEFGATTGRPRRCGWFDCLMVKEAILLNGISEMAIMKMDILDGLKEIKICTGYKYKGKIFKEYPYDMDVITKAKPLYRTLPGWDKQLSALRQFKALPVNARCYIKVLEDILGVKVSIISVGSSRDQTIFV; encoded by the coding sequence ATGAATACCGTATTAGTCGGCGCGCAGTGGGGAGATGAAGGCAAGGGCAAGATCATTGATATTCTTTCTGCCAAGGTGGATTATATTGTGCGCTATCAGGGCGGCAGTAACGCCGGCCACACCGTAGTTGTGGATGGCAAGGAATATATATTTCACCTTATCCCGTCGGGGATATTGCATGAAGATAAGATCTGCTGTATCGGAAATGGAGTAGTGCTTGACCTCCAGATGTTAGTAAAAGAGATAGAAGGCATAGAAAAATCCGGTTTAAATATTAAAGGGCGTTTAAAGATTTCGCATTTAACGCACGTAATCATGCCCTATCACCGCGTCTTGGATAAATTGCGGGAAACCCGGATTAAGAATAAAATCGGCACTACCGGGCGCGGCATAGGCCCTTGTTATTCCGATAAGATCAACCGTTGCGGGATAAGAATGATTGATCTTTTATCTGCCAAATCCTTTAAAGAGAAACTTGAGGATAACCTGCGCGAGAAAAATGAGATTTTGGAAAAAGTCTACGCTCACGCGCCTTTTAATGCTGATCAAATGTACCGGGATTATCTTAAATTAGCCAGCCGCATTAAGCCGTACTTATGCGATTTGGCTAAGCTTTTAAATAATGTGGTCTTTGCCAAGAAAGACATCCTCTTTGAAGGCGCGCAGGGGACATTCTTGGATATAGATTTTGGTACATATCCTTTTGTTACTTCATCTTCGACTATTTCCGGGGGATCTTGTATTGGGACAGGGGTTTCTCCAGATAAAATTGACCGTGTTTTAGGCGCTGCCAAGGCTTATTGCACGCGGGTTGGGGAAGGTCCTTTTCCGACGGAGTTAACGGGTAAATTCGGAGATTTCATCCGGAAAAAAGGCTGCGAATTCGGCGCCACAACCGGCAGGCCCAGAAGATGCGGTTGGTTTGATTGCCTGATGGTTAAAGAGGCGATCCTTTTAAACGGGATCTCTGAAATGGCGATCATGAAGATGGATATTTTGGATGGCTTAAAAGAAATAAAAATATGTACCGGATATAAATATAAAGGCAAAATTTTTAAAGAGTATCCTTATGATATGGACGTAATAACTAAGGCCAAACCGCTCTATAGGACGCTTCCCGGCTGGGATAAGCAGTTATCGGCTTTGCGCCAATTTAAGGCCTTGCCGGTTAACGCGCGATGTTATATTAAGGTATTGGAGGATATTTTAGGGGTCAAGGTTTCTATTATTTCGGTAGGCTCATCACGCGATCAAACTATCTTTGTTTAG
- a CDS encoding OmpA family protein: protein MKKTITKLLVILLSASFISGCTFIFQVGRRSDSEKIDKLSKQVDQLSKVKSLLEQRLAQEIQDKQVSLKMSERGLVITFLADILFDSGKNQIKTDAYPILNKVARILQENVPDLKVGIEGHTDNVPIKFSGWKSNWELSTARGLSVLHYLVDEKGVSPERISAIGYGEHSPVSSNSSAEGRKLNRRVEVVIYPKVTKVRGEQNPEEKAYVPSGKIK, encoded by the coding sequence ATGAAAAAAACAATCACTAAATTATTAGTTATATTGCTGTCTGCGTCTTTTATTTCCGGATGTACTTTTATTTTTCAGGTGGGCAGGCGTTCTGACAGCGAGAAAATTGATAAATTGTCAAAGCAGGTTGATCAGCTAAGCAAGGTTAAAAGCCTTTTGGAGCAGAGATTGGCTCAGGAAATACAGGATAAGCAGGTTAGCTTAAAGATGAGTGAACGCGGCCTTGTGATTACTTTCCTGGCGGATATACTCTTTGATTCTGGTAAAAATCAGATTAAAACCGATGCCTATCCTATTCTTAATAAAGTAGCGCGGATTTTACAGGAAAATGTGCCGGACCTTAAAGTGGGCATTGAAGGCCATACCGATAATGTGCCGATTAAGTTTTCGGGCTGGAAATCAAATTGGGAGCTTTCAACAGCCAGGGGCTTAAGTGTTTTGCATTATCTGGTTGATGAAAAGGGCGTTTCTCCGGAACGCATTTCCGCGATAGGCTACGGCGAACACAGCCCGGTAAGCTCTAATTCAAGCGCTGAAGGAAGAAAACTTAACCGCAGGGTGGAAGTGGTTATTTATCCTAAAGTGACCAAGGTGCGCGGTGAACAAAATCCCGAAGAAAAAGCTTATGTGCCGTCCGGGAAAATTAAATAA
- a CDS encoding DUF4912 domain-containing protein yields MAILKKIRDKIKGVITKTRDSKLIKSIPARFKAKSLLKKKEPVQDPKREVMGSHETLVGQAKFYSPQAKAQTARFVKDLPAGYGNVRIVAMVRDPWWIHTYWEITQDTWDNLKSRLKENFSSAKLVLRVYDVTNVMFNGRNAHRFFDVELGYGANSWYIDTGGPGRAWCVDIGLRLANGEFILIARSNVVSTPLDGPSWITDEEWMIPEEMFARLYGMGFGFGRSSPLGKAWQERMRRALFSGILASPGMASMASPVKKQAPKQRKFWMWVNTELIVYGATEPDAKVTVQGKTITLRPDGTFSLRFALPDGKQVIPVEATSSDEIDTITITPIVEKDTKHNSVTRQTTGA; encoded by the coding sequence ATGGCGATTCTTAAAAAGATCCGGGATAAGATTAAAGGAGTAATCACCAAGACCAGGGATAGCAAGTTAATAAAGAGTATTCCCGCCAGGTTTAAAGCAAAATCTTTATTGAAGAAAAAAGAACCCGTGCAGGATCCCAAGAGAGAGGTGATGGGCTCTCATGAGACTTTAGTCGGCCAGGCTAAGTTTTACAGCCCTCAAGCAAAAGCTCAAACTGCGCGTTTCGTGAAAGATCTGCCCGCAGGTTACGGCAATGTGCGCATTGTGGCTATGGTGCGTGATCCTTGGTGGATACATACATACTGGGAGATTACCCAGGATACTTGGGATAACCTTAAGTCGCGTTTAAAAGAGAATTTTTCCTCGGCTAAATTAGTCTTACGGGTCTATGATGTGACCAATGTCATGTTTAACGGCAGAAATGCCCATAGATTCTTTGACGTGGAATTAGGTTACGGGGCTAATAGCTGGTATATAGATACCGGTGGCCCGGGAAGGGCTTGGTGCGTGGATATTGGATTAAGGCTGGCTAATGGAGAGTTTATCCTTATCGCGCGCTCCAATGTTGTTTCTACCCCTCTTGACGGGCCGTCATGGATCACTGATGAAGAATGGATGATCCCTGAAGAAATGTTTGCCCGGCTTTATGGCATGGGTTTTGGTTTTGGAAGAAGCTCCCCACTTGGAAAAGCCTGGCAGGAAAGAATGCGAAGGGCCCTTTTTTCTGGAATCCTGGCTTCTCCGGGCATGGCTTCTATGGCAAGCCCGGTTAAGAAACAGGCCCCTAAACAGAGAAAATTCTGGATGTGGGTGAATACTGAATTAATTGTCTATGGCGCTACAGAGCCGGATGCCAAGGTTACTGTGCAGGGGAAAACGATTACCTTGCGTCCCGACGGGACTTTTAGCTTGAGGTTTGCTCTGCCCGACGGTAAACAGGTAATACCGGTAGAAGCAACTTCTTCCGATGAAATTGATACTATTACCATTACGCCGATTGTGGAAAAAGACACAAAACATAACTCTGTGACACGACAGACAACGGGGGCTTAA